A window of Flexistipes sp. genomic DNA:
TTGTTTGGTAGAGATATGCCAAAAATTGGCATATATAATGCTGAAAAGTATGATAAGTCCAAACATATAAATGACAGAACAATAAAAAACAATACTTTTGTCACCAGAAGGGAAATGTTTGGTTTGCTTAAAAAGAGAGCGAAAGATAGTTTAGGTTCATCCTTTAGTATGCTAGAAAATAAAGATGACCAAAGGATGGATATAGCAGAGAACTATAGATTGCCCAAAAAAAGACAATTGCTCTTGGATTTATTGGATAGGATAGATCAAAAAAAACCTGATGTATTAGAAAAAAAAGCAAATTTATCTTTTTTGGGGTTTACTGAAATTGTAATAGATACTGAAAAATGTACAAAATGTGAAGTCTGTACAAAAATTTGCCCTACAGGCGCACTCCATGCCGGATGCAATGAAAAAGGTGAAAGTAAGATATTTTTCATAACTGCATATTGTGTTAATTGCGGTCTTTGTGAGATATCATGTTTAAATAATGCAATATCAAGAATTGAATTGGTAGATATGAAAGAAATCAGTAATAAAAATAGACTATATTTGAAATAATGAATAGTCTGATTTTTTTATCTATCCAAATAAATATATGAGTTAAATATCTATGATAAAGCGAAAGAATCTGCTATACAAAAGCCGTATACCTTTGTTTGATCATGCTATAAATCATATAGAAGGGTGTAGTCATGGTTGTCAATATCCATG
This region includes:
- a CDS encoding ATP-binding protein, producing the protein MKTAYKLLDNLNKNISYVNHSCLRFRHKNNGCNKCISNCPSGAISLSSYRKRINIDWNKCLGCLSCSTICPTEVFWPKTGEIKNFIESAFNYLKNCNNLRVACKNSKKFIEADEVLYVPSMLMISHVYLLMFTYKSLKEIDFIVSNCDQCDISKCKNHLSVEIEKLENALLLFGRDMPKIGIYNAEKYDKSKHINDRTIKNNTFVTRREMFGLLKKRAKDSLGSSFSMLENKDDQRMDIAENYRLPKKRQLLLDLLDRIDQKKPDVLEKKANLSFLGFTEIVIDTEKCTKCEVCTKICPTGALHAGCNEKGESKIFFITAYCVNCGLCEISCLNNAISRIELVDMKEISNKNRLYLK